The genomic window CTCCCTCTTTTGTATTTGCCACTCCCGTAGCTGGATCGCACGCCATACGCCAGCGTAAGCCTGCACAAACCCGAGCCGAGGAAGCGCCTCTTGGACAGTGCCAGTGCAACGTCTTGTGCGCCAGAGTTGTACACACGGAATAAACTTCCACCCGCATCCCTTCCCCCCCTTAGAGTGCCTACCCAAACTTTAggcaccaaaaaaagaaatggaaGAGGACAAGGGCACTGTTCCTGCTCCCGCTCCGGTCGTATCCCCGATCCGAGCGGGTCCGGCTCGGCCGCAGCTGGGTGCCATGCGGAGCTCCTCTTACCTCCaggagcaccagcagtacCGCCCTCCTGGAAAGCCCGAGACTCACTACGGTATCGACACCGTCGTTGAGGATCTTGGAGCCTCGCAAGGCCAGGCACAGTCGGTCCTGCCGTCGCGTCCCAAGCCGGCGTCACCCGCTCCCGGTGCGACGACCTTTAATGGCATTCCCTCGGCCGAACACCCGCCCAAGGTTGTCGAGAGCGGCTTGAACCATGACTTGTCCCATCCTAACTGCGCTCCCCCGGctggcaccaccaccagcaggCTGGTCGCTACCTTGATGTACAAGCCCTACGGCTCGCACGCCCCGAGTGCAGTGCACTCGCCCAAGGTGCCTTCGCCCAAGCTCTCCAACATTCCTGTCGAGGAGCACACCGACATTCCCCCAAACCTGGCGCCGACTACAAACCCGGATACCTTCCCCCTTGAACCGCCTACTGCTGAGGACCAGTCCCTCGACCGCCTCTATGGTTCCTACGTCTCCCCACTCTGTGTCGCCTCGTTCCTCCACCTCATGTCCACCTTCCCTATCCCGTCAGGCTCAACAGACCCGACCAGCGCCCATCGTTGCATGGACAGCGCTGCTCACCCTTGTGTCGTCGAGTTGATTCTCAACCCAGCACCCTCCCCAAGCTATCTAGCCCTCAAAGATCTGCGC from Pyricularia oryzae 70-15 chromosome 4, whole genome shotgun sequence includes these protein-coding regions:
- a CDS encoding phosphoserine phosphatase gives rise to the protein MEEDKGTVPAPAPVVSPIRAGPARPQLGAMRSSSYLQEHQQYRPPGKPETHYGIDTVVEDLGASQGQAQSVLPSRPKPASPAPGATTFNGIPSAEHPPKVVESGLNHDLSHPNCAPPAGTTTSRLVATLMYKPYGSHAPSAVHSPKVPSPKLSNIPVEEHTDIPPNLAPTTNPDTFPLEPPTAEDQSLDRLYGSYVSPLCVASFLHLMSTFPIPSGSTDPTSAHRCMDSAAHPCVVELILNPAPSPSYLALKDLRKHELIYRFEREWSVDVVLQMESPFRRHKRLVVFDMDSTLITQEVIDLLAATIKDPPDLAQRVADITHRAMMGELEFDAAFRERVALLKGLPATLFNDLRPVLNVTPGARQLVKALKRLGVRTAVLSGGFLPLTSWLAGELGIDHAHANEVVVDAEGKLTGEVKGLIVGKERKRDLLLEIAAKEGIAPEQAVAVGDGANDLLMMEAAGLGVAWNAKPRVQMEADARLNRESLLDLLYLFGFTYDEIAMLT